One window from the genome of Myxococcales bacterium encodes:
- the ileS gene encoding isoleucine--tRNA ligase: MSGQGKYKDSVRLPETAFPMKGDLALREPQILAQWQQLGLYEQIRAARAGSPKFVLHDGPPYANGNIHYGHILNKILKDLVVKSKTMAGFDTEFVPGWDTHGLPIELAVERELGAKRRDMTLAQVRTACRDYALRFVEVQRSEFVRLGILGQWATPYLTLDASYESAIVRALAAFARGGYLYRGHKPVYWCARDATALAEAEIEYKDKASPSIYVRFPLVPAAQGGIDPAALHPGLAGQALALPIWTTTPWTIPSNLAIAMHRDVEYVAIASKVAGERLLVARDLAAAFATAVGLDAPEATWLTIDQAKLSLLEGARYQHPFVAPRADNEFRVWFADYVTTEQGTGLVHTAPGHGPDDYKTGMAHGLPPLSPIDARGRYTEEFAEFKGVSIDEANPKLVEKLHASGHLLNAPGESIRHSFPHCWRCKGPIMFRATPQWFVSIDHNDLRQVALREIDATTWVPPWGRNRIYAMIENRPDWVLSRQRLWGTPIPAFYCTSCNAEHAEAATMEHVAGIFDAKGADAWWTLPVSELLPAGTKCANCAAPGSGFERENDIVDVWFESGVSWLAMQQKQPGYEQIDLYLEGSDQHRGWFHSSLLASVGVRGKAPYKQVITHGFVLDDHGNPYSKSAIEKAKQEGKKVSYIAPDDVIKKSGAELFRLWVASTEFRNDIPYSQALLDGLTDWYRKFRNSARFALGNLAGFDPSVHTRADGQVYAVDRYLLARVDELVARVAAAYEKYEFHVAHRAIADFVTVDFSALYSDVVKDRMYSDAVTSAARISAQVVIYEALRAVITLYAPVLAFTTEDIWGYLPKRAGDPASVHLARMPSPSAQAAPTELFADFAVLLAWRETVNKELEAFRATKRKSIDAAVTIAAPAGDLAVLRKHHAELADLFIVSSVALSEGAAAVTVAAHAGLRCERCWKWFDSLATSPNDVCQRCAAALQP; the protein is encoded by the coding sequence ATGTCGGGGCAAGGAAAATATAAAGATTCAGTTCGGTTACCAGAGACGGCGTTCCCGATGAAGGGCGATCTCGCGCTGCGTGAACCGCAGATTTTGGCGCAGTGGCAGCAGCTTGGGCTGTACGAGCAAATCCGTGCCGCGCGCGCGGGCTCGCCGAAGTTTGTCCTGCACGACGGCCCGCCCTATGCCAACGGCAATATTCACTACGGGCACATCCTAAATAAGATCCTCAAAGACCTCGTCGTCAAGTCCAAGACGATGGCGGGTTTTGACACCGAATTTGTCCCTGGCTGGGACACGCATGGCCTGCCGATCGAGCTGGCAGTCGAACGCGAGCTGGGGGCCAAGCGCCGCGACATGACGCTGGCGCAGGTGCGCACGGCCTGTCGCGACTACGCGCTGCGCTTTGTCGAGGTGCAACGCAGCGAGTTTGTTCGGCTGGGCATCTTGGGCCAATGGGCAACGCCGTATCTCACGCTCGATGCCAGCTACGAATCCGCCATCGTGCGCGCGCTCGCGGCGTTTGCGCGCGGCGGATATCTTTACCGCGGCCACAAGCCGGTGTATTGGTGCGCCCGCGACGCCACCGCGCTGGCGGAAGCGGAAATCGAATACAAGGACAAGGCCTCGCCTTCGATCTACGTGCGCTTCCCCTTGGTGCCAGCGGCGCAAGGCGGGATCGACCCAGCTGCGCTGCACCCGGGCCTTGCGGGCCAGGCGTTGGCGCTACCGATCTGGACGACGACGCCATGGACGATTCCCTCCAACCTTGCCATCGCCATGCACCGCGACGTCGAGTATGTCGCCATCGCCTCGAAGGTGGCCGGCGAGCGTCTGCTCGTCGCGCGCGACCTCGCGGCGGCGTTTGCCACGGCCGTGGGCCTCGACGCGCCCGAGGCGACGTGGCTGACGATCGACCAGGCAAAGCTTTCGCTGCTGGAAGGCGCGCGCTATCAACACCCGTTTGTCGCGCCGCGCGCCGACAATGAATTTCGCGTGTGGTTTGCCGACTACGTCACCACGGAGCAAGGCACCGGGCTGGTGCATACCGCGCCGGGCCACGGTCCTGATGACTATAAGACGGGCATGGCGCATGGCCTGCCGCCGCTGTCGCCCATCGACGCGCGTGGGCGCTACACCGAAGAGTTCGCCGAATTTAAGGGCGTCTCGATCGATGAGGCCAATCCCAAGCTGGTGGAGAAACTTCACGCCTCAGGCCATCTGCTCAACGCGCCAGGCGAGTCGATTCGCCATAGTTTTCCGCATTGTTGGCGCTGCAAGGGGCCAATCATGTTTCGCGCCACGCCGCAGTGGTTTGTTTCGATCGACCACAATGACTTGCGCCAGGTGGCGCTGCGCGAAATCGACGCCACCACCTGGGTGCCGCCGTGGGGCCGCAATCGCATTTATGCCATGATCGAAAACCGCCCCGATTGGGTGCTATCGCGCCAGCGGCTATGGGGTACGCCTATCCCGGCGTTCTACTGCACGTCGTGCAATGCCGAGCATGCCGAGGCCGCGACCATGGAGCATGTGGCGGGCATTTTTGACGCCAAAGGCGCCGATGCGTGGTGGACGTTGCCGGTGAGCGAACTTTTGCCAGCGGGCACCAAGTGTGCCAACTGCGCGGCGCCGGGCTCGGGCTTTGAGCGCGAAAACGACATCGTCGACGTGTGGTTTGAATCGGGCGTGTCGTGGCTGGCGATGCAGCAAAAGCAGCCCGGCTACGAACAGATCGATCTCTATCTCGAGGGCTCCGACCAGCATCGCGGGTGGTTTCACTCCTCGCTACTGGCGAGCGTCGGCGTGCGCGGCAAGGCGCCATATAAGCAAGTCATCACGCACGGCTTTGTGCTCGACGACCACGGCAATCCGTATTCCAAGAGCGCGATCGAAAAGGCCAAGCAAGAGGGCAAAAAGGTCAGCTACATCGCGCCGGATGACGTGATTAAAAAATCTGGCGCCGAACTGTTTCGGCTATGGGTAGCGTCGACCGAATTTCGCAACGACATCCCGTATTCGCAAGCGCTGCTCGATGGCCTCACCGACTGGTATCGCAAGTTTCGCAACAGCGCGCGCTTTGCGCTGGGCAACCTCGCGGGCTTTGACCCGAGCGTGCACACGCGCGCCGACGGCCAAGTTTATGCCGTTGACCGCTATCTGCTCGCCCGCGTCGACGAGCTGGTGGCGCGCGTAGCCGCGGCGTATGAGAAATACGAATTTCACGTCGCGCATCGCGCGATCGCCGATTTTGTCACCGTCGATTTCTCGGCGCTGTACTCCGATGTTGTCAAAGATCGCATGTACTCCGACGCGGTGACGTCGGCGGCGCGCATCTCGGCGCAGGTGGTGATTTACGAGGCGCTGCGTGCGGTCATTACGCTCTATGCACCCGTGCTCGCGTTTACGACCGAAGATATTTGGGGCTATCTGCCCAAGCGCGCTGGCGATCCCGCCAGCGTCCATTTGGCGCGCATGCCGTCGCCGAGCGCGCAAGCCGCGCCAACCGAGCTGTTTGCGGACTTCGCGGTGCTGCTTGCCTGGCGCGAGACCGTCAACAAGGAGCTCGAGGCGTTTCGCGCCACCAAGCGCAAATCGATTGACGCGGCGGTGACAATTGCCGCTCCGGCTGGCGACCTCGCGGTGCTGCGCAAGCACCATGCCGAGCTGGCCGACTTGTTTATTGTTTCGAGCGTGGCGCTTTCGGAAGGCGCCGCCGCGGTGACCGTGGCGGCACATGCGGGCCTGCGCTGCGAACGCTGCTGGAAATGGTTTGACAGCCTCGCGACCTCGCCTAATGATGTTTGCCAACGCTGCGCTGCGGCGCTGCAGCCCTAA